The Actinomycetota bacterium DNA segment GGGCCGAGATGCTCGGTGCCGGGGTACCTTCTGGAGCTGCTTAGAAGGTCCGGTCCTCCTCGATGACCCGTCGGCGGACGGGCGCAACGGGAGCATCGTACGAGTCGTAGGCTACGGTCCGTCGGGACCGGTTGAACCCGCCCCAACTGCTCCAGAACACCATGGACAGGATGGCGCCGATGATGCCCACGACCATCAAGATCACACCCACGTTATGGATGTTGAAACCCTGCACGTTCACGTTCACTGCAAAGTCGAGGATGGCCCCCACCGCAATCAGAAAGATACTCGTGCCAAGACCCATGT contains these protein-coding regions:
- a CDS encoding DUF6458 family protein, with the protein product MGLGTSIFLIAVGAILDFAVNVNVQGFNIHNVGVILMVVGIIGAILSMVFWSSWGGFNRSRRTVAYDSYDAPVAPVRRRVIEEDRTF